A DNA window from Melanotaenia boesemani isolate fMelBoe1 chromosome 6, fMelBoe1.pri, whole genome shotgun sequence contains the following coding sequences:
- the LOC121641550 gene encoding histidine N-acetyltransferase-like produces MFFFFFFFYNPSTCSPASWLKCRQDQKLSKSLQEATETACFLAFSSSEESPASAVNQTRIWMSVDCDLEFSLAEEQDFQQVLKLCTSEDYNGLDYMSAFYHRWLQEPGRVVFIARMKSRVVGLESALLVDGGQSVVFQGRRVAPDLRGSGIAGALQRHVSDYVRRHHPEVCVARLSRGDQPSPQTLAKYRLVAKEAILSLCCEAANLGPFIAELQSRLHQTSSQGPVTLSQQQAETLILSDHVVSNLLPGKTIINDWEPLKPVEANLEVLRRRGLTYITDQESEPSALSLCTPPYAVPYRHDALRININIFGRRLAPVCAVFLAQLRALLPSVRGYLVCHSYLDPAVWSGLQQFCQNKSNVSLFKDYWEEVILETDL; encoded by the exons atgttctttttttttttttttttttataatccaTCGACCTGCAGTCCAGCTTCCTGGCTGAAGTGTCGCCAGGACCAGAAACTTTCCAAATCCTTGCAGGAGGCCACAGAAACTGCCTGTTTTCTGGCTTTCAGCAGCTCTGAAGAATCTCCTGCATCAGCTGTAAACCAGACCAGGATCTGGATGTCTGTAGACTGTGATCTGGAGTTCAGCCTGGCGGAGGAGCAGGACTTTCAGCAG GTCCTGAAGCTCTGCACCTCTGAGGACTACAACGGGCTGGACTACATGTCGGCTTTCTATCACCGCTGGCTGCAGGAGCCTGGAAGGGTCGTCTTTATTGCCAGGATGAAGAGCAGAGTG GTGGGGCTGGAATCTGCTCTGCTGGTGGACGGTGGGCAGTCTGTGGTGTTTCAGGGTCGCAGAGTGGCTCCTGATCTGAGGGGCAGCGGCATCGCTGGCGCCCTCCAGAGGCACGTCAGCGACTACGTCCGCCGCCACCACCCAGAAGTCTGTGTTGCCAGGTTGAGCCGAGGAGACCAGCCTTCACCACAAACGCTGGCGAAGTACAGGCTGGTTGCTAAAGAG GCCATCTTGTCTCTGTGCTGTGAGGCGGCCAACCTCGGACCCTTCATCGCCGAGCTGCAGTCCAGACTCCATCAGACCAGCTCTCAGGGTCCAGTTACTCTGAGCCAGCAGCAGGCGGAGACCCTGATCCTGAGCGACCACGTGGTTTCCAACCTGCTGCCTGGAAAGACCATCATCAATGACTGGGAGCCTCTGAAGCCGGTGGAGGCCAACCTGGAGGTGCTGCGCCGCAGGGGGCTGACCTACATCACAGACCAGGAGTCTGAACCCTCAGCCCTCAGCTTGTGCACGCCACCGTACGCTGTTCCCTATCGCCACGACGCCCTGCGCATCAATATCAACATCTTTGGCCGGCGTTTAGCTCCGGTTTGCGCCGTGTTTCTGGCTCAGCTCAGAGCGCTGCTGCCGAGCGTCCGAGGTTACCTGGTCTGCCACAGCTACCTGGACCCAGCTGTTTGGTCAGGGTTGCAGCAGTTCTGCCAGAATAAGTCCAACGTGTCTCTTTTTAAGGACTACTGGGAGGAGGTGATACTGGAGACAGACCTCTGA
- the creb3l4 gene encoding cyclic AMP-responsive element-binding protein 3-like protein 4 isoform X3 — protein MFSVNGSFFYVTNESKNPSVVRMSPAPPGTRTSSAKLDSYVCGWLVTVSPPFAPPTSPLPDSTCAPATQRSYAEVLPCDWSICESVSSSRGMDAESGELFLGDVAAGSWQLHAPFSCSDLILNDTEKPLQDWVEDPDCTLNDSESEDVLHGVDPNQVFDCGLPADPSSESDSGISEEAVVQSPVAMVTPIVAATSQPASATIYQVVYDISRLDRAKTEPGHENVVSIELGEWSSQVLLPDACIVNELPAVSGPDGDLTAADPDHPNLLYPELHLTEEEQKLLTEEGVCLPSNLPLTKAEERILKKVRRKIRNKQSAQDSRRRRKEYIDGLESRAAACSAQNSELQRTVEQLEKHNT, from the exons ATGTTTTCAGTTAATGgatcatttttttatgtaacaaatgaaagtaaaaatccCTCCGTTGTACGAATGAGTCCAGCACCACCTGGAACCAGAACCTCGTCTGCTAAGCTGGATTCATACGTCTGCGGGTGGTTGGTCACGGTGTCACCGCCTTTCGCTCCGCCTACGTCACCTCTTCCTGACTCGACCTGCGCCCCTGCTACGCAGCGCAGTTACGCAGAAGtgctcccttgtgattggtcgaTTTGTGAGTCAGTTTCTTCCTCGAGA GGGATGGATGCAGAGAGTGGCGAGCTGTTCCTGGGAGACGTGGCGGCAGGAAGCTGGCAGCTCCACGCTCCGTTTTCCTGCTCCGATCTCATCCTGAACGACACTGAGAAACCCCTGCAGGACTGGGTGGAAGACCCCGACTGT ACGCTCAACGACAGCGAATCAGAAGACGTCCTTCATGGCGTTGATCCAAACCAGGTGTTTGACTGCGGACTGCCGGCCGACCCCTCGTCCGAGAGCGACAGCGGCATCTCCGAGGAAGCTGTTGTCCAGAGTCCCGTCGCCATGGTGACACCCATCGTTGCAGCGACAAGCCAGCCTGCTTCGGCGACCATCTACCAGGTGGTTTATGACATCAGCAGACTGGACAGAGCTAAGACAGAACCCGGACATGAGAATGTGGTCTCCATCGAGCTGG GTGAGTGGAGCTCTCAGGTGCTGCTGCCAGACGCCTGCATCGTTAACGAGCTGCCGGCGGTTTCAGGACCTGATGGTGACCTGACCGCCGCCGACCCGGACCACCCAAACCTG CTGTACCCAGAGCTCCATCTAACGGAGGAGGAGCAGAAGCTCCTGACGGAGGAGGGCGTCTGTCTTCCCAGCAACCTTCCTCTGACGAAG GCCGAGGAACGAATCCTGAAGAAGGTTCGGAGGAAAATCCGCAACAAGCAGTCGGCTCAGGACAGCCGGCGGAGGAGGAAGGAGTACATCGACGGGCTGGAGAGCAG GGCGGCGGCGTGCTCGGCTCAGAACAGCGAGCTGCAGCGGACGGTGGAGCAGCTGGAGAAACACAACACGTAG
- the creb3l4 gene encoding cyclic AMP-responsive element-binding protein 3-like protein 4 isoform X1 has protein sequence MFSVNGSFFYVTNESKNPSVVRMSPAPPGTRTSSAKLDSYVCGWLVTVSPPFAPPTSPLPDSTCAPATQRSYAEVLPCDWSICESVSSSRGMDAESGELFLGDVAAGSWQLHAPFSCSDLILNDTEKPLQDWVEDPDCTLNDSESEDVLHGVDPNQVFDCGLPADPSSESDSGISEEAVVQSPVAMVTPIVAATSQPASATIYQVVYDISRLDRAKTEPGHENVVSIELGEWSSQVLLPDACIVNELPAVSGPDGDLTAADPDHPNLLYPELHLTEEEQKLLTEEGVCLPSNLPLTKAEERILKKVRRKIRNKQSAQDSRRRRKEYIDGLESRAAACSAQNSELQRTVEQLEKHNTSLLAQLRQLQSLIKQTVSKGAQTSTCLLIILVSLSLIILPSFSPFSRRPPADDDYRPTGVISRNILTDPSSSQPTANDGPAVLSDSSPPPSEPGQSGHPAALQEPIKQLENAAAGGESSQSGIVSAVVAGQTETEGGHDTTKLAHADEM, from the exons ATGTTTTCAGTTAATGgatcatttttttatgtaacaaatgaaagtaaaaatccCTCCGTTGTACGAATGAGTCCAGCACCACCTGGAACCAGAACCTCGTCTGCTAAGCTGGATTCATACGTCTGCGGGTGGTTGGTCACGGTGTCACCGCCTTTCGCTCCGCCTACGTCACCTCTTCCTGACTCGACCTGCGCCCCTGCTACGCAGCGCAGTTACGCAGAAGtgctcccttgtgattggtcgaTTTGTGAGTCAGTTTCTTCCTCGAGA GGGATGGATGCAGAGAGTGGCGAGCTGTTCCTGGGAGACGTGGCGGCAGGAAGCTGGCAGCTCCACGCTCCGTTTTCCTGCTCCGATCTCATCCTGAACGACACTGAGAAACCCCTGCAGGACTGGGTGGAAGACCCCGACTGT ACGCTCAACGACAGCGAATCAGAAGACGTCCTTCATGGCGTTGATCCAAACCAGGTGTTTGACTGCGGACTGCCGGCCGACCCCTCGTCCGAGAGCGACAGCGGCATCTCCGAGGAAGCTGTTGTCCAGAGTCCCGTCGCCATGGTGACACCCATCGTTGCAGCGACAAGCCAGCCTGCTTCGGCGACCATCTACCAGGTGGTTTATGACATCAGCAGACTGGACAGAGCTAAGACAGAACCCGGACATGAGAATGTGGTCTCCATCGAGCTGG GTGAGTGGAGCTCTCAGGTGCTGCTGCCAGACGCCTGCATCGTTAACGAGCTGCCGGCGGTTTCAGGACCTGATGGTGACCTGACCGCCGCCGACCCGGACCACCCAAACCTG CTGTACCCAGAGCTCCATCTAACGGAGGAGGAGCAGAAGCTCCTGACGGAGGAGGGCGTCTGTCTTCCCAGCAACCTTCCTCTGACGAAG GCCGAGGAACGAATCCTGAAGAAGGTTCGGAGGAAAATCCGCAACAAGCAGTCGGCTCAGGACAGCCGGCGGAGGAGGAAGGAGTACATCGACGGGCTGGAGAGCAG GGCGGCGGCGTGCTCGGCTCAGAACAGCGAGCTGCAGCGGACGGTGGAGCAGCTGGAGAAACACAACAC GTCTCTGCTGGCTCAGCTCAGGCAGCTTCAGTCCCTCATCAAGCAGACGGTCAGTAAAGGAGCTCAGACCAGCACCTGTTTACTG ATCATCCTGGTGTCTCTGAGTCTCATCATCCTGCCGAGTTTCAGCCCGTTCAGCCGCCGTCCGCCTGCAGACGACGACTACAGACCAACAGGAG TTATTTCCAGAAACATCCTGACGGATCCATCCTCCTCTCAGCCGACGGCCAATGACGGACCAGCGGTCCTCTCCGACTCCTCGCCGCCACCCTCTGAGCCCGGCCAATCGGGACATCCAGCTGCCCTCCAGGAACCAATAAAACAGCTGGAGAATGCAGCTGCTGGTGGAGAATCGAGCCAATCAGGGATCGTCTCAGCTGTTGTTGCCGGGCAGACTGAAACGGAGGGCGGCCATGACACGACTAAACTGGCTCACGCCGATGAAATGTAG
- the creb3l4 gene encoding cyclic AMP-responsive element-binding protein 3-like protein 4 isoform X2 gives MDAESGELFLGDVAAGSWQLHAPFSCSDLILNDTEKPLQDWVEDPDCTLNDSESEDVLHGVDPNQVFDCGLPADPSSESDSGISEEAVVQSPVAMVTPIVAATSQPASATIYQVVYDISRLDRAKTEPGHENVVSIELGEWSSQVLLPDACIVNELPAVSGPDGDLTAADPDHPNLLYPELHLTEEEQKLLTEEGVCLPSNLPLTKAEERILKKVRRKIRNKQSAQDSRRRRKEYIDGLESRAAACSAQNSELQRTVEQLEKHNTSLLAQLRQLQSLIKQTVSKGAQTSTCLLIILVSLSLIILPSFSPFSRRPPADDDYRPTGVISRNILTDPSSSQPTANDGPAVLSDSSPPPSEPGQSGHPAALQEPIKQLENAAAGGESSQSGIVSAVVAGQTETEGGHDTTKLAHADEM, from the exons ATGGATGCAGAGAGTGGCGAGCTGTTCCTGGGAGACGTGGCGGCAGGAAGCTGGCAGCTCCACGCTCCGTTTTCCTGCTCCGATCTCATCCTGAACGACACTGAGAAACCCCTGCAGGACTGGGTGGAAGACCCCGACTGT ACGCTCAACGACAGCGAATCAGAAGACGTCCTTCATGGCGTTGATCCAAACCAGGTGTTTGACTGCGGACTGCCGGCCGACCCCTCGTCCGAGAGCGACAGCGGCATCTCCGAGGAAGCTGTTGTCCAGAGTCCCGTCGCCATGGTGACACCCATCGTTGCAGCGACAAGCCAGCCTGCTTCGGCGACCATCTACCAGGTGGTTTATGACATCAGCAGACTGGACAGAGCTAAGACAGAACCCGGACATGAGAATGTGGTCTCCATCGAGCTGG GTGAGTGGAGCTCTCAGGTGCTGCTGCCAGACGCCTGCATCGTTAACGAGCTGCCGGCGGTTTCAGGACCTGATGGTGACCTGACCGCCGCCGACCCGGACCACCCAAACCTG CTGTACCCAGAGCTCCATCTAACGGAGGAGGAGCAGAAGCTCCTGACGGAGGAGGGCGTCTGTCTTCCCAGCAACCTTCCTCTGACGAAG GCCGAGGAACGAATCCTGAAGAAGGTTCGGAGGAAAATCCGCAACAAGCAGTCGGCTCAGGACAGCCGGCGGAGGAGGAAGGAGTACATCGACGGGCTGGAGAGCAG GGCGGCGGCGTGCTCGGCTCAGAACAGCGAGCTGCAGCGGACGGTGGAGCAGCTGGAGAAACACAACAC GTCTCTGCTGGCTCAGCTCAGGCAGCTTCAGTCCCTCATCAAGCAGACGGTCAGTAAAGGAGCTCAGACCAGCACCTGTTTACTG ATCATCCTGGTGTCTCTGAGTCTCATCATCCTGCCGAGTTTCAGCCCGTTCAGCCGCCGTCCGCCTGCAGACGACGACTACAGACCAACAGGAG TTATTTCCAGAAACATCCTGACGGATCCATCCTCCTCTCAGCCGACGGCCAATGACGGACCAGCGGTCCTCTCCGACTCCTCGCCGCCACCCTCTGAGCCCGGCCAATCGGGACATCCAGCTGCCCTCCAGGAACCAATAAAACAGCTGGAGAATGCAGCTGCTGGTGGAGAATCGAGCCAATCAGGGATCGTCTCAGCTGTTGTTGCCGGGCAGACTGAAACGGAGGGCGGCCATGACACGACTAAACTGGCTCACGCCGATGAAATGTAG